From a region of the Fischerella sp. JS2 genome:
- a CDS encoding TrkA family potassium uptake protein, which translates to MNLSSLGFFRSLRKDNHQFAVIGLGRFGRAVCSTLHKSGYQVLGTDIDEKRVFDALTDQIVGHALQLDSTEPAALKEAGVFEFDTVIVAIGNYIQESIITTLNMKEGGVPHVVAKASSEVHRKLLLRVGADHVVFPEYEAGCSLARSLTKPSILERFDLDPDHSIVELIVPDEFHGKTISELQLRNRYGLNLLAVSHDGKFQINPYPNQRLERGSAIVVIGCNKDINRLPI; encoded by the coding sequence GTGAATCTGTCATCATTAGGTTTTTTTCGTAGTCTGCGTAAAGACAATCATCAATTTGCTGTAATTGGTTTAGGTAGATTCGGGCGTGCTGTCTGTTCAACCCTACATAAATCAGGATATCAAGTGTTAGGAACAGATATTGATGAAAAACGAGTATTTGATGCTTTAACTGACCAAATAGTAGGTCATGCTTTACAGCTAGATTCAACAGAACCAGCCGCGCTGAAAGAAGCAGGCGTTTTTGAATTTGATACGGTGATCGTCGCAATTGGAAATTATATTCAAGAAAGTATTATCACTACCCTCAATATGAAAGAAGGAGGTGTACCTCATGTAGTGGCAAAAGCTTCTAGTGAAGTTCACCGGAAACTACTTTTACGAGTAGGGGCTGATCATGTTGTATTTCCTGAGTACGAAGCCGGATGTTCACTAGCGCGATCACTGACTAAACCATCAATATTAGAACGATTTGATCTCGACCCAGATCACAGTATTGTAGAGTTAATTGTTCCTGATGAATTTCATGGCAAAACTATTTCTGAACTACAGTTGCGTAACCGTTATGGACTGAATTTGTTGGCGGTAAGTCATGATGGCAAATTTCAAATTAATCCTTATCCAAATCAGCGTCTTGAACGTGGTTCAGCAATTGTAGTGATTGGTTGCAACAAAGATATTAATCGTTTACCAATTTGA
- a CDS encoding tetratricopeptide repeat protein, whose amino-acid sequence MSQKYQLRLWFTGLSSAFLVLIAPTMTELPGSKLLAQNVVSQNLEAASYFQQGVMRYHHQDLPGAESAFRQALQIDSNIAAAHNYLGNIMLQRNRFDAAVQEYAEAIKLNPSLGEAYYNLGLALHKQGQADAAITAYRQALIINPTLANAQYNLGLALYEKGQANEAIAAYQKAINLNANNANAYFNLAIALQEQGQLEEAIAAYRQALKINPDNAVAYNNMGSLLTIQGQTSEAVATYQTAIKRLPNNAEAYYNLGVALYNQREFKKASSAFKRARNQYREQGNTEQANKVEQLMQQVAQMQEPKQPQVSQASTDDLPNLDTSVDTQENPSETATPEEINPEEVPFSLKPSPMFRQ is encoded by the coding sequence ATGTCTCAAAAATATCAACTTCGCCTGTGGTTTACCGGTCTATCTTCTGCTTTTTTGGTGTTAATAGCACCAACAATGACTGAGTTACCAGGAAGCAAGCTGCTAGCACAAAATGTTGTTTCTCAGAATTTGGAAGCAGCTAGTTACTTTCAACAGGGAGTAATGCGCTATCACCATCAAGATTTGCCTGGTGCAGAATCTGCGTTTCGTCAAGCTTTGCAAATAGACTCTAATATTGCTGCTGCACATAATTATTTAGGTAACATTATGTTACAGCGAAACCGTTTTGATGCAGCCGTACAAGAATATGCAGAGGCAATTAAACTGAATCCCAGCTTGGGCGAAGCTTATTATAACTTGGGCTTGGCATTGCATAAACAAGGACAAGCTGATGCTGCTATTACCGCTTATCGTCAAGCCTTGATTATTAATCCGACGCTGGCAAATGCTCAGTATAATTTAGGATTAGCTTTGTATGAAAAAGGACAGGCGAATGAAGCGATCGCAGCCTACCAAAAAGCAATTAATTTAAATGCCAACAATGCTAATGCTTACTTTAATTTAGCGATCGCACTGCAAGAACAAGGACAATTAGAAGAAGCGATCGCAGCTTATCGCCAAGCCCTCAAAATCAATCCTGACAATGCTGTAGCTTACAATAACATGGGTAGCCTTTTGACTATCCAAGGTCAAACATCTGAAGCTGTTGCTACTTATCAAACAGCTATTAAACGCCTTCCTAATAATGCTGAGGCTTACTACAACTTGGGAGTAGCTTTATATAATCAACGCGAGTTCAAAAAAGCCAGCAGCGCTTTTAAGCGTGCGCGTAATCAATATCGGGAACAGGGTAACACAGAGCAAGCTAACAAAGTTGAACAGTTAATGCAGCAAGTTGCACAGATGCAAGAACCAAAGCAACCCCAAGTTAGTCAAGCCTCAACTGATGACTTACCAAACTTAGACACTTCTGTAGATACACAAGAAAACCCAAGTGAAACTGCCACTCCAGAGGAAATCAATCCCGAAGAAGTACCCTTTTCATTAAAACCATCACCTATGTTTAGGCAGTGA
- a CDS encoding DUF4278 domain-containing protein — protein sequence MKLTYRGVDYESNPLVVELIPGEMGGKYRGQQWRRHYPRHIRVPQPVAELKYRGVPYYVGDPLDVEAMKLRRQPKAIATEKTGQKSGQDLANAHLNHIRRNLEHRLQVAREKGDQTLIRLLEDEARQMMVGS from the coding sequence ATGAAACTAACCTATCGCGGTGTAGATTATGAATCGAATCCCCTGGTTGTGGAACTGATTCCAGGGGAAATGGGTGGTAAGTATCGTGGCCAGCAATGGAGACGTCATTATCCTAGACACATTCGTGTACCTCAACCAGTGGCAGAGTTGAAGTATCGCGGAGTGCCTTATTACGTTGGCGATCCTCTAGACGTAGAAGCAATGAAACTACGCAGACAGCCTAAAGCGATCGCTACTGAAAAAACAGGACAAAAATCTGGTCAAGACTTAGCAAATGCTCATCTTAACCATATCCGCCGCAATTTAGAACATCGCCTGCAAGTGGCGAGAGAAAAAGGAGATCAAACTCTCATTCGTTTATTAGAGGATGAGGCAAGGCAAATGATGGTTGGTAGTTAG